ATCATTTTTGACCACCTCAAGCAACTGATTCTGAAAAAGTACCCATCTTATAGTCGTATACTGCAATAATTACTGCCACTCGATACTTGGCCATGAACATCTTCATACGCAAGACAGACGCTCTGGTTAACGTTGCACGACTGCCTTTCACATCCACCACGCTGACCAATTTGCCGTGCTCGTATATGCTGAAATCTGGCGTATAGGTGCAACCACGGACATGCTTCCTAGGATTTTGTAGATCGAAACTTGGTAAGGTCTCAAACTTCTCATGGATTTTAAAATCCAATTTCAAGTTCTTCAAGTGCAGGTAGTACGCACCCTCGGCCTTGCTATCAAACTTGTAGCCGTCAATCTCCTGCTTGCTGTTGTTGAACTTGGCTCTGGGTGAGCTTCGTTCCTTTACTGGTTTTGACATTGTTTGCATCCCCTTATATGGAAATCTGATGGTGGTACAGCTTGGATAGTTAATCATTGGCAACGCCCTCACGAATATATGTCTTATGATTCAATATATTCAAAACCGAGTGGCGATTTAAGCCAAAATGTTTCATCAATTTA
Above is a genomic segment from Lentilactobacillus buchneri containing:
- a CDS encoding DUF1064 domain-containing protein, with translation MSKPVKERSSPRAKFNNSKQEIDGYKFDSKAEGAYYLHLKNLKLDFKIHEKFETLPSFDLQNPRKHVRGCTYTPDFSIYEHGKLVSVVDVKGSRATLTRASVLRMKMFMAKYRVAVIIAVYDYKMGTFSESVA